One region of Peromyscus eremicus chromosome 4, PerEre_H2_v1, whole genome shotgun sequence genomic DNA includes:
- the Nrarp gene encoding notch-regulated ankyrin repeat-containing protein, which yields MSQAELSTCSAPQTQRIFQEAVRKGNTQELQSLLQNMTNCEFNVNSFGPEGQTALHQSVIDGNLELVKLLVKFGADIRLANRDGWSALHIAAFGGHQDIVLYLITKAKYAASGR from the coding sequence ATGAGCCAAGCCGAGCTGTCCACCTGCTCGGCGCCGCAGACGCAGCGCATCTTCCAGGAAGCGGTGCGCAAGGGCAACACGCAGGAGCTGCAGTCGCTGCTGCAGAACATGACTAACTGCGAGTTCAACGTGAACTCGTTCGGGCCGGAGGGCCAGACGGCACTACACCAGTCAGTCATCGATGGCAACCTGGAGCTGGTGAAGCTGCTGGTCAAGTTCGGCGCGGACATCCGCCTAGCCAACCGCGACGGCTGGAGCGCGCTGCACATCGCCGCTTTCGGGGGCCACCAGGACATCGTGCTCTATCTCATCACCAAGGCCAAGTACGCGGCCAGCGGCCGGTGA
- the Tor4a gene encoding torsin-4A isoform X2 — MDRGQPSLEPQAKGPCVIAPVRAVLRLRRRVCVLRKRRLLQPGTEPDAGTGALRPSGSSGTLRADLDQPKFFTFDSLTELSSRTPRKRRRRSRVVLYPETSRKYRPRTERKSRAQRCLLLLVAIVGFQVLNAIENLDDNAQRYDLDGLEKALRRSVFGQPAAVGRIMALLRDYLATHVHSHPLLLALHGPSGVGKSHVGRLLARHFHSVLEDGALVLQYHARHHCPELRPVQDCRKELAQRVADVVAQAEAEEKTPLLVLDEAELLPSALLDELHGFLQPQRSHHFHNAIYVLLSGAGGVEITHFVLQNASRMLPPHLHSAGSTQAEVSQAEEELHTSLRELLAREHPLWHTAAIVPFLLLDKPDVVNCFREEMAGEGFFPEQALAEHLAEQLNYYQVAGHEFAVTGCKQVVAKVNLLQHKPAHAGH; from the coding sequence ATGGATCGTGGCCAACCTAGCCTAGAGCCCCAGGCCAAGGGCCCATGCGTGATCGCGCCGGTGCGCGCTGTGCTCCGTCTGCGCCGCCGCGTCTGCGTCCTGCGCAAGAGGCGCCTCTTGCAGCCAGGCACTGAACCGGACGCTGGGACAGGGGCACTCCGGCCCAGCGGCAGCTCCGGGACTCTGCGTGCGGACCTAGACCAACCTAAATTCTTCACGTTCGACAGCCTGACGGAGTTGTCTTCCAGGACACCCCGCAAGAGGCGTAGGCGTAGTCGGGTAGTGCTCTACCCTGAAACCTCACGGAAGTACCGACCCCGCACAGAGCGCAAGAGCCGTGCACAACGTTGTCTGCTGCTGCTCGTAGCCATTGTGGGGTTCCAAGTTCTTAACGCCATTGAGAATCTGGACGATAATGCACAACGTTATGACCTCGATGGGCTGGAGAAGGCGCTGCGGCGTTCTGTGTTTGGCCAGCCAGCTGCTGTGGGCCGCATCATGGCCCTGCTGCGGGACTACCTGGCTACACACGTGCACAGTCATCCTTTGCTCCTGGCTCTGCATGGGCCCAGTGGTGTAGGCAAGAGCCACGTGGGGCGCCTGCTGGCACGCCACTTCCACTCAGTGCTGGAGGATGGCGCGTTGGTACTGCAGTACCACGCACGACATCACTGTCCAGAGCTGCGCCCCGTTCAGGACTGCCGGAAGGAGCTGGCACAGCGTGTGGCAGATGTGGTGGCGCAGGCTGAGGCCGAGGAGAAGACCCCTCTCTTGGTCCTGGATGAGGCTGAACTCTTGCCGTCTGCTCTTCTGGATGAGCTGCACGGCTTCCTGCAGCCACAGCGCTCGCACCATTTCCACAACGCTATCTATGTACTCCTAAGTGGCGCTGGTGGTGTAGAGATCACACACTTCGTGCTGCAGAACGCCTCACGTATGTTGCCCCCACACCTCCACAGTGCAGGCAGCACTCAGGCTGAGGTGTCGCAGGCCGAGGAGGAGTTACACACCAGCCTTCGGGAGCTCCTGGCCCGAGAGCACCCTCTGTGGCACACTGCAGCCATCGTGCCCTTCCTGCTGCTGGACAAGCCAGATGTGGTCAACTGCTTCCGAGAGGAGATGGCAGGGGAGGGCTTTTTTCCCGAGCAGGCGCTGGCAGAGCATCTGGCAGAACAGCTCAACTACTACCAAGTTGCGGGACATGAATTTGCCGTCACTGGCTGCAAGCAGGTCGTAGCTAAAGTCAACCTCTTGCAGCACAAGCCTGCACATGCTGGACACTAG
- the Tor4a gene encoding torsin-4A isoform X1, with protein sequence MHWGPPAEQRLPGHWGEARRSQFLTIKYLKGPPEIKIRASGDPPVFLLQGGDLHAQYSSYAMDRGQPSLEPQAKGPCVIAPVRAVLRLRRRVCVLRKRRLLQPGTEPDAGTGALRPSGSSGTLRADLDQPKFFTFDSLTELSSRTPRKRRRRSRVVLYPETSRKYRPRTERKSRAQRCLLLLVAIVGFQVLNAIENLDDNAQRYDLDGLEKALRRSVFGQPAAVGRIMALLRDYLATHVHSHPLLLALHGPSGVGKSHVGRLLARHFHSVLEDGALVLQYHARHHCPELRPVQDCRKELAQRVADVVAQAEAEEKTPLLVLDEAELLPSALLDELHGFLQPQRSHHFHNAIYVLLSGAGGVEITHFVLQNASRMLPPHLHSAGSTQAEVSQAEEELHTSLRELLAREHPLWHTAAIVPFLLLDKPDVVNCFREEMAGEGFFPEQALAEHLAEQLNYYQVAGHEFAVTGCKQVVAKVNLLQHKPAHAGH encoded by the coding sequence ATGCATTGGGGCCCTCCTGCTGAGCAGCGGCTTCCTGGTCATTGGGGCGAGGCGAGGCGGAGCCAATTTCTGACCATAAAGTACCTTAAGGGACCCCCAGAGATTAAGATCAGGGCCTCAGGAGATCCTCCCGTTTTCCTATTGCAGGGAGGGGACCTGCATGCCCAGTACAGCTCCTACGCCATGGATCGTGGCCAACCTAGCCTAGAGCCCCAGGCCAAGGGCCCATGCGTGATCGCGCCGGTGCGCGCTGTGCTCCGTCTGCGCCGCCGCGTCTGCGTCCTGCGCAAGAGGCGCCTCTTGCAGCCAGGCACTGAACCGGACGCTGGGACAGGGGCACTCCGGCCCAGCGGCAGCTCCGGGACTCTGCGTGCGGACCTAGACCAACCTAAATTCTTCACGTTCGACAGCCTGACGGAGTTGTCTTCCAGGACACCCCGCAAGAGGCGTAGGCGTAGTCGGGTAGTGCTCTACCCTGAAACCTCACGGAAGTACCGACCCCGCACAGAGCGCAAGAGCCGTGCACAACGTTGTCTGCTGCTGCTCGTAGCCATTGTGGGGTTCCAAGTTCTTAACGCCATTGAGAATCTGGACGATAATGCACAACGTTATGACCTCGATGGGCTGGAGAAGGCGCTGCGGCGTTCTGTGTTTGGCCAGCCAGCTGCTGTGGGCCGCATCATGGCCCTGCTGCGGGACTACCTGGCTACACACGTGCACAGTCATCCTTTGCTCCTGGCTCTGCATGGGCCCAGTGGTGTAGGCAAGAGCCACGTGGGGCGCCTGCTGGCACGCCACTTCCACTCAGTGCTGGAGGATGGCGCGTTGGTACTGCAGTACCACGCACGACATCACTGTCCAGAGCTGCGCCCCGTTCAGGACTGCCGGAAGGAGCTGGCACAGCGTGTGGCAGATGTGGTGGCGCAGGCTGAGGCCGAGGAGAAGACCCCTCTCTTGGTCCTGGATGAGGCTGAACTCTTGCCGTCTGCTCTTCTGGATGAGCTGCACGGCTTCCTGCAGCCACAGCGCTCGCACCATTTCCACAACGCTATCTATGTACTCCTAAGTGGCGCTGGTGGTGTAGAGATCACACACTTCGTGCTGCAGAACGCCTCACGTATGTTGCCCCCACACCTCCACAGTGCAGGCAGCACTCAGGCTGAGGTGTCGCAGGCCGAGGAGGAGTTACACACCAGCCTTCGGGAGCTCCTGGCCCGAGAGCACCCTCTGTGGCACACTGCAGCCATCGTGCCCTTCCTGCTGCTGGACAAGCCAGATGTGGTCAACTGCTTCCGAGAGGAGATGGCAGGGGAGGGCTTTTTTCCCGAGCAGGCGCTGGCAGAGCATCTGGCAGAACAGCTCAACTACTACCAAGTTGCGGGACATGAATTTGCCGTCACTGGCTGCAAGCAGGTCGTAGCTAAAGTCAACCTCTTGCAGCACAAGCCTGCACATGCTGGACACTAG